In Mycobacteriales bacterium, a genomic segment contains:
- a CDS encoding nuclear transport factor 2 family protein produces MASDPDDVRALEQLKARYCRTLDTKDWSAFREVFADDFVSDTSQAGGTVIEGADRFVAFVHATLAKAVTVHQVQQPELEVLSATSAKGVWAMQDVVRFAPGLTLHGFGHYHETYKKVDGSWRIASSKLTRLREEIRTPLFAVFVSDRLRRRLQRLAADRVGRAGG; encoded by the coding sequence GTGGCCTCCGACCCCGACGACGTGCGCGCGCTGGAGCAGCTCAAAGCGAGGTACTGCCGGACGCTCGACACCAAGGACTGGTCAGCCTTCCGGGAAGTCTTCGCCGACGACTTCGTCAGCGACACCTCGCAAGCAGGAGGCACGGTGATCGAGGGCGCCGATCGCTTCGTCGCCTTCGTCCACGCGACTTTGGCGAAGGCGGTCACGGTCCACCAGGTGCAGCAGCCGGAGCTCGAGGTGCTGTCGGCGACCTCAGCCAAGGGCGTCTGGGCGATGCAGGACGTCGTCAGGTTCGCGCCCGGCCTGACGCTGCACGGGTTCGGGCATTACCACGAGACCTACAAGAAGGTCGACGGGTCGTGGCGCATCGCGTCGTCGAAGCTGACGCGGCTGCGCGAGGAGATCCGGACCCCGCTGTTCGCCGTGTTCGTCTCGGACCGGCTGCGGCGGCGGCTGCAACGCTTGGCTGCCGACCGGGTGGGACGGGCCGGCGGATGA
- a CDS encoding NAD-dependent epimerase/dehydratase family protein, translating into MTAPEPAGASAPSGGPKLVMGASGYLGSHVVRQLVARGDDVRVWVRPASSSRAFDGLPVTRCAGELHDDDSIARAMQGVETVFYCIVDARPSLYDPAPLFRTNVDGLRHALDAAVATGVRRFIFCSTIGTIGHPGTGFATEDTPHEWAHLGGPYIQSRLQAERLVLAYQRERGLDAVVLCPSTTFGPDDFGPVAHGQLIKAVAAGRMPVYVRHQEMEVVGVEDAARAFLLAEAHGRSGERYIISDRMMTSRELLATAAVAVGRTPPRIGLPLTVMKVAGRLGDLVGRTFKRDVPLTSVSVRLMHFMPALDHSKATRELGWTPRPTVEAIQAHARFHAQQLTS; encoded by the coding sequence ATGACGGCGCCGGAACCTGCCGGTGCGAGCGCGCCGAGCGGTGGTCCCAAGCTGGTGATGGGCGCCAGCGGGTATCTCGGCTCTCACGTCGTCCGGCAGCTCGTCGCGCGGGGCGACGACGTGCGGGTGTGGGTGCGACCGGCGAGCTCCAGCCGGGCGTTCGACGGGCTGCCGGTGACGCGGTGTGCGGGCGAGCTCCACGACGACGATTCGATCGCCCGGGCGATGCAAGGCGTCGAAACCGTCTTCTACTGCATCGTGGACGCGCGACCGTCGCTCTACGACCCGGCTCCGCTGTTCCGGACGAACGTCGACGGGTTGCGTCACGCGCTCGACGCTGCGGTGGCCACCGGCGTACGACGCTTCATCTTCTGCAGCACCATCGGCACGATCGGTCATCCCGGCACGGGCTTCGCCACAGAGGACACCCCGCACGAGTGGGCGCATCTCGGCGGTCCCTACATCCAGTCCCGGCTGCAGGCCGAACGCCTCGTCCTCGCCTACCAACGCGAACGCGGCCTCGACGCGGTCGTCCTGTGCCCGTCGACCACCTTCGGGCCCGACGACTTCGGTCCGGTCGCGCATGGCCAGCTGATCAAGGCGGTCGCAGCGGGCCGGATGCCGGTCTACGTACGCCACCAGGAGATGGAGGTCGTCGGCGTCGAGGACGCCGCGCGGGCGTTCCTGCTCGCCGAGGCCCACGGCAGGTCAGGTGAGCGCTACATCATCTCCGACCGGATGATGACCTCGCGGGAGCTGCTGGCGACCGCGGCGGTGGCCGTCGGGCGCACGCCACCGCGCATCGGGCTGCCGCTGACCGTGATGAAGGTGGCGGGAAGGCTGGGCGACCTAGTGGGGCGCACGTTCAAGCGGGACGTCCCCCTGACGAGCGTCTCGGTCCGGCTGATGCACTTCATGCCGGCGCTCGACCACAGCAAGGCGACCCGTGAGCTCGGGTGGACGCCACGCCCCACCGTGGAAGCGATCCAGGCCCACGCCCGCTTCCACGCTCAACAGCTCACGTCGTAG
- a CDS encoding alpha/beta hydrolase family protein, with amino-acid sequence MNVLRATAVAALIAVPLALGGTHAIAVSDAARQAGTAAAIHVVSHKRESPRVTQYLVSTPSLGMSSKTPLRIDVILPTGYAAHPDRHYPVLYALPGTDSTADQWVDQTDTLAATKGLALIVVSVDGGYNTDGGGWYTNWVDQHTRLGTADWETFHTREVVPWVDSHFRTLRSRDERAIVGISQGGFGSLSYAARHPDLFGAAAAFSGAVDVYQNPVCEAGASALISAIVATDGVEPLAAFGDPVTDAANWRAHDPGSNVTKLHKTKVDLYVSDGVPAPSDLTDPADAAAGAGLEAVMHLSNECFKEAADAAGLHFGWHEYAVGLHTEPYMNRDLLDYLPRLMRFFAAHRPGPFSKQRVGATT; translated from the coding sequence GTGAACGTTTTGCGGGCGACCGCTGTAGCGGCGTTGATCGCGGTTCCGTTGGCTCTGGGCGGGACGCATGCCATCGCGGTCAGCGATGCCGCCCGGCAGGCGGGGACCGCGGCGGCGATCCACGTGGTCAGCCACAAGCGCGAGTCGCCTCGGGTCACGCAGTACCTGGTCTCGACGCCGTCGCTGGGCATGTCGAGCAAGACGCCGCTGCGGATCGACGTCATCCTCCCGACCGGATACGCAGCCCACCCCGACCGCCACTACCCGGTGCTCTACGCACTGCCGGGCACGGACAGTACGGCGGACCAGTGGGTGGACCAGACGGACACGCTGGCGGCGACCAAGGGTCTCGCTCTCATCGTCGTCTCGGTCGACGGCGGCTACAACACCGACGGCGGCGGCTGGTACACGAACTGGGTCGACCAGCACACCCGGCTCGGCACCGCTGACTGGGAGACCTTCCACACCCGAGAGGTCGTGCCGTGGGTGGACTCCCACTTCCGGACGCTTCGAAGCCGTGACGAGCGGGCGATCGTCGGGATCTCGCAGGGCGGGTTCGGCTCGCTGTCCTACGCGGCCCGCCACCCGGACCTGTTCGGGGCTGCCGCCGCCTTCTCGGGAGCGGTGGACGTCTACCAGAACCCGGTGTGCGAGGCCGGCGCGAGCGCGCTCATCTCCGCCATCGTCGCCACGGACGGGGTGGAGCCTCTCGCTGCGTTCGGCGATCCGGTGACCGATGCCGCGAACTGGCGCGCACACGACCCGGGCTCGAACGTGACCAAGCTCCACAAGACGAAGGTCGACCTCTACGTGAGCGACGGCGTCCCCGCGCCCTCTGACCTCACCGACCCTGCAGATGCGGCCGCCGGCGCCGGGCTGGAAGCGGTCATGCACCTGTCGAACGAATGCTTCAAGGAGGCCGCCGACGCGGCGGGGCTCCACTTCGGATGGCACGAGTACGCCGTAGGCCTGCACACCGAGCCCTACATGAACCGCGACCTCCTCGACTACCTGCCGCGGCTCATGCGCTTCTTCGCCGCGCACCGCCCCGGCCCGTTCTCGAAGCAAAGGGTCGGGGCTACGACGTGA
- the ychF gene encoding redox-regulated ATPase YchF: MGLSIGIVGLPNVGKSTLFNALTENDVLAANYPFATIDPNVGVVNVPDTRLDVLGKMFDSAKIVPATVTFVDIAGIVRGASEGQGLGNKFLSHIREADAICQVVRAFADPDVTHVDGRVEPSEDIATINTELVLADLQTVDSRLQRLEREARMRPEKRAELAAVQAARAVLDEGRPISSDPSLDREALRESFLLTDKPFIYVFNVDDTDLSDEGLRAKLADLVAPAPALFVSAKLESELIGLDAADAAELLAEYGQPESGLATLARVGFETLGLQTYLTAGPKESRAWTIKRGATAPEAAGVIHSDFQKGFIKAEIVSYDDLVAAGSIAAARAAGKARIEGKDYVMADGDVVEFRFNV; the protein is encoded by the coding sequence GTGGGTCTTTCGATCGGAATCGTCGGGCTGCCGAACGTCGGGAAGTCGACGCTGTTCAACGCGCTGACCGAGAACGACGTACTGGCGGCGAACTACCCGTTCGCGACGATCGACCCGAACGTAGGTGTGGTCAATGTGCCAGACACCCGCCTCGACGTGCTGGGCAAGATGTTCGACAGCGCGAAGATCGTGCCCGCGACCGTGACGTTCGTCGACATTGCCGGCATCGTCCGCGGAGCGAGTGAGGGGCAAGGGCTCGGCAACAAGTTCCTGTCCCACATCCGTGAAGCGGATGCCATCTGCCAGGTGGTGCGGGCCTTCGCGGATCCCGACGTGACGCACGTCGACGGCCGCGTCGAGCCGTCGGAGGACATCGCCACGATCAACACCGAGCTGGTCCTTGCCGACCTGCAGACCGTCGACAGCCGGCTGCAGCGGCTCGAGCGCGAAGCGCGGATGAGGCCCGAGAAGCGCGCGGAGCTCGCCGCCGTACAGGCCGCCCGCGCCGTGCTCGACGAGGGTCGTCCCATCTCCAGCGACCCCTCCCTCGACCGCGAGGCGCTGCGCGAGTCGTTCCTGCTGACCGACAAGCCGTTCATCTACGTGTTCAACGTCGACGACACCGACCTGTCGGACGAAGGGCTGCGTGCCAAGCTGGCCGACCTCGTCGCTCCGGCACCGGCGCTGTTCGTGAGCGCGAAGCTCGAATCGGAGCTGATCGGCCTCGACGCGGCCGACGCAGCCGAGCTGCTCGCCGAGTACGGCCAGCCCGAGTCGGGACTCGCGACGCTCGCTCGGGTCGGGTTCGAGACGCTCGGTCTGCAGACGTACCTGACCGCCGGCCCGAAGGAGTCGCGCGCTTGGACGATCAAGCGCGGCGCGACCGCCCCGGAAGCCGCTGGTGTCATCCACAGTGACTTCCAGAAGGGCTTCATCAAGGCCGAGATCGTGTCGTACGACGACCTAGTCGCGGCGGGTTCGATCGCGGCAGCGCGCGCGGCCGGCAAGGCGCGCATCGAAGGCAAGGACTACGTGATGGCCGACGGCGACGTGGTCGAGTTTCGCTTCAACGTCTAG